One segment of Cytophagia bacterium CHB2 DNA contains the following:
- a CDS encoding NAD(P)-dependent oxidoreductase: MHIGFIGLGIMGRPMAEHLLKAGYRLTVFNRTASKTKSLVAQGAEAANSPAELAVSCDVIITMVPDTADVEEVLFGNAGVKEGLSAGKIVIDMSTISPEATEKFAERMRESNCEMLDAPVSGGEPGAIAATLTIMAGGKQEIFEKCQPIFATLGKNIVYTGKNGNGQRTKLVNQVICALNILAMTEGLRLAKLSKLDLQTTLQAVSGGAAGSWMLNNLAPRILKNDFAPGFMMRLQSKDLRLAAELMQSLGKEFPGTALTHQLFQQAVEKGLGEQGTQGLINLFAAT; this comes from the coding sequence ATGCACATTGGATTTATTGGCCTCGGCATCATGGGCCGGCCCATGGCAGAACACTTGCTGAAGGCGGGTTATCGCTTGACGGTATTCAATCGTACCGCGAGCAAAACCAAGTCACTAGTGGCGCAAGGCGCAGAGGCCGCCAATTCGCCGGCAGAGCTGGCGGTCTCGTGTGACGTTATTATTACGATGGTGCCGGATACCGCTGACGTTGAGGAGGTTCTGTTCGGCAATGCCGGTGTGAAGGAGGGACTCTCTGCAGGAAAGATTGTTATTGACATGAGCACGATTTCGCCGGAAGCTACGGAGAAATTTGCCGAACGTATGCGCGAATCAAACTGCGAGATGCTCGACGCGCCCGTGAGCGGGGGAGAACCGGGCGCCATTGCCGCGACATTGACGATCATGGCCGGCGGCAAGCAGGAAATTTTTGAAAAGTGCCAGCCGATTTTTGCAACGCTGGGCAAGAATATCGTTTACACCGGCAAGAACGGCAACGGCCAGCGCACCAAGCTGGTGAATCAAGTCATCTGTGCCCTGAACATTCTCGCGATGACAGAAGGCTTGCGCCTGGCCAAGCTTTCCAAGCTCGATTTGCAGACCACGCTACAAGCCGTCAGCGGCGGCGCTGCCGGCTCGTGGATGTTGAACAATCTCGCGCCGCGCATTTTGAAAAACGATTTCGCGCCGGGATTCATGATGCGCCTGCAGAGTAAAGATTTGCGCCTGGCGGCAGAGCTGATGCAAAGCCTGGGCAAAGAGTTTCCAGGCACGGCTTTGACCCATCAACTCTTTCAACAAGCTGTGGAAAAAGGCTTGGGAGAGCAAGGCACGCAGGGGTTGATCAATTTGTTTGCCGCGACGTGA